A genomic stretch from Telmatocola sphagniphila includes:
- a CDS encoding helix-turn-helix domain-containing protein: MTVAVFDLNSRRKALKMPVDILVKRSGVPRPTVFRILRGNTDKVRFGYVQRVAEVLGLGFGQPALDPEELRRQEAKRKARLLRRLTQGTMGLEAQAVSDEVLSELEEMTIAKLLAGKGRKLWSD, from the coding sequence ATGACAGTGGCAGTTTTCGATCTGAATTCCCGGCGAAAAGCGTTAAAAATGCCGGTGGATATACTCGTGAAACGCTCCGGTGTGCCACGACCGACGGTTTTCCGCATACTTCGGGGGAATACGGACAAGGTGCGCTTTGGGTATGTTCAAAGGGTCGCGGAAGTCCTCGGGTTAGGATTCGGACAGCCCGCTTTGGATCCGGAAGAACTTCGGCGGCAGGAAGCAAAACGGAAAGCTCGTTTGCTGCGTCGGCTTACTCAGGGCACTATGGGGCTCGAAGCGCAGGCAGTATCGGATGAAGTGCTGAGCGAATTGGAAGAAATGACGATTGCAAAATTACTGGCTGGTAAAGGCCGCAAGCTCTGGAGCGATTGA
- a CDS encoding mobile mystery protein B translates to MTWKSIPGETPIDPSGLRSKSIRTRKQLNEAEGRNIAQPIFKYLIGELKPEMAPFDLTWTLALHEEMFGKVWEWAGQTRKIDLNMGVSWHQVETQLYDLLQRIPFWSDKSLVEQAARIHHGAVAIHPFLNGNGRWSRMLANIWLKLNHSKVTVWPEQAVGEVSIIREEYLQAIRAADSLDFNPLIQLHEKYSEL, encoded by the coding sequence ATGACCTGGAAGTCGATCCCCGGTGAAACTCCGATTGATCCATCCGGTTTACGCAGTAAGAGTATCCGCACGAGAAAGCAACTCAACGAGGCTGAAGGTCGAAATATCGCCCAGCCTATTTTCAAATATTTGATCGGGGAATTGAAACCTGAAATGGCTCCTTTCGACCTGACATGGACTCTGGCTCTTCATGAAGAAATGTTCGGAAAGGTTTGGGAGTGGGCCGGCCAAACTCGCAAAATCGATCTGAATATGGGTGTCTCCTGGCACCAAGTTGAAACGCAGCTTTACGACTTGCTGCAGAGAATTCCATTTTGGAGCGATAAATCATTAGTCGAACAAGCAGCTCGAATTCATCACGGAGCGGTAGCAATCCATCCGTTCTTGAATGGTAACGGTCGCTGGTCGCGAATGCTTGCCAACATCTGGCTTAAACTTAACCACTCTAAAGTGACGGTTTGGCCTGAGCAAGCGGTGGGCGAAGTCAGTATCATCCGTGAGGAGTATCTACAAGCCATTCGAGCTGCAGATAGCCTGGATTTCAATCCACTAATTCAATTACACGAAAAGTATTCGGAATTATAA
- a CDS encoding leucine-rich repeat domain-containing protein, translating into MRRISALFLLFLTSCGGGNKPQAKVEIAEAPATTKAETKKLEPEKVTVKAVELSDYGYRFVIDLPTDVLVEPQKDGAVLLKRGETLAIRIDRKSSAFNLADQEELDVNHASTFFGSELEPALRFQFDKQEKGDVRQLEGRLQPGKAGYAVHIAGKFTEAQMNEMVAILATARVNESIKLLEQKQEDAAVRLSQTKIAIRRQNGLPTLALDRPVSPELLPDLLSLIDLRGLAFYKYPFKDADLVPFAKIPFVENLLLEGPGISDKAFETIKQWKWLRELRLIGTQVIGTGFNDLRSAQYLQEVSISFGPFRNAGLQSLQGVPLEKITLNTTDITDSGVAFLSQIPTLRTITLIDNRVEGKAIEGLSKMPELKSLAFIACPLDAAAFKAIAGCVKLESLAFGNIALGTSDLSWLGSLKDLESLSFFDTDMTAKSLQTLAAGPALKTLQIRDVNLPEAELLAFEKKNANLKVQYPRPRAEPDLLGVLPPKPISELPAADPKKMIDTHKGQIKINEEAEGKPIVAVVLKNSQVSNLDLAELRSLNKLERLDLTNCPGVFDQGLAYIGELKNLQVLKLNGTSITGDGFGFLKDLKNLTTLELPNQNFTTKQLAPLMALPNLERINCLNGENLYFKLKNLEGLKNLKELDLTSPDMVGFDPLMFLPHFKKLESLKVNNPASRSLPKVGELVELRTLQMTGIYYSRLDQWRPLSNLKELRELTISSGMLDDTKLVVLRELSNLEKLHLNCPRLTDKGIGRVRDYGKLRDLSLADCGISDATLESIGDMKELEELDLTGTQITDAGLAKLKEMEELRNLKIGNDKLTGKGLNELRSLKRIRTLQLSDMKFVDGTAEAIRGLNGLIEVHLLGCSLKSSDVEKILGLPELRRLTLPTLIETEQAKVDEIVKKYPKVKIVVQ; encoded by the coding sequence ATGCGCCGAATTTCCGCTCTTTTTCTGCTGTTTCTGACCTCCTGCGGCGGAGGAAATAAACCCCAAGCCAAGGTCGAAATCGCCGAGGCCCCGGCCACTACCAAGGCCGAGACGAAAAAGCTCGAACCGGAAAAAGTGACCGTCAAAGCGGTGGAACTGAGCGACTACGGCTATCGATTTGTCATTGATTTGCCAACTGATGTGCTAGTCGAGCCGCAGAAGGATGGCGCTGTGCTTCTGAAGCGAGGCGAAACCCTGGCCATCCGGATCGACCGAAAGTCGAGCGCTTTCAATCTGGCCGATCAGGAGGAGTTGGACGTTAATCATGCTTCCACTTTTTTCGGCAGCGAACTCGAACCGGCCCTGCGCTTCCAGTTCGATAAACAGGAAAAGGGAGACGTCCGCCAGCTGGAAGGTCGCTTGCAACCGGGCAAAGCCGGTTATGCGGTTCACATTGCCGGTAAGTTCACCGAAGCTCAGATGAACGAAATGGTGGCAATTCTGGCCACGGCGCGCGTCAACGAATCGATCAAACTGCTCGAACAGAAGCAGGAAGATGCGGCCGTCCGGCTGTCGCAGACGAAGATCGCGATCCGTCGCCAAAATGGCCTTCCCACACTCGCGTTGGACCGGCCCGTTTCGCCGGAGCTGCTTCCCGATCTCTTGAGCCTCATCGATCTGCGCGGCCTCGCCTTCTACAAGTATCCGTTCAAAGACGCCGATCTGGTACCTTTCGCCAAAATTCCCTTCGTGGAAAATCTGCTGCTCGAAGGACCGGGCATTTCCGACAAAGCTTTTGAAACCATCAAGCAGTGGAAGTGGCTGCGCGAACTGCGACTGATCGGTACGCAGGTAATCGGCACCGGCTTCAACGATCTGCGAAGTGCCCAGTATCTTCAGGAAGTTTCGATCAGCTTTGGCCCATTCCGAAATGCCGGGCTGCAATCGCTTCAGGGTGTGCCGCTGGAGAAGATCACGCTGAATACCACGGACATCACCGATTCGGGTGTCGCTTTTCTATCTCAGATACCGACCTTGCGAACGATCACCCTGATTGATAATCGGGTCGAGGGCAAAGCCATCGAGGGCCTGAGCAAGATGCCCGAATTGAAATCGCTGGCATTCATCGCCTGCCCTTTGGACGCTGCGGCCTTCAAAGCAATTGCCGGCTGTGTCAAGCTCGAATCGCTGGCGTTTGGCAATATCGCCCTGGGCACCAGCGATCTCAGCTGGCTGGGCTCACTGAAGGACTTGGAATCGCTCAGCTTCTTCGATACCGATATGACCGCTAAATCTCTGCAGACGCTGGCCGCCGGCCCGGCCCTGAAAACCCTGCAGATTCGCGATGTGAATTTGCCCGAAGCGGAACTGCTGGCTTTCGAAAAGAAGAATGCGAACCTGAAGGTGCAATATCCGCGGCCGCGGGCCGAGCCCGATCTGCTGGGTGTATTACCTCCCAAACCGATTTCTGAATTGCCGGCGGCCGATCCTAAGAAGATGATCGATACCCATAAAGGGCAAATCAAAATTAACGAAGAGGCCGAAGGGAAGCCGATTGTGGCCGTCGTGTTGAAAAATAGTCAGGTCAGCAATTTGGATCTGGCGGAACTCCGCTCGCTGAACAAGCTCGAACGACTCGATTTGACCAATTGCCCCGGCGTGTTCGACCAGGGGCTGGCGTACATCGGGGAACTGAAAAACCTGCAAGTACTGAAGCTCAATGGCACCAGCATCACGGGCGACGGCTTCGGTTTTCTGAAGGATCTCAAGAACCTGACGACCCTGGAACTGCCCAATCAAAATTTCACGACCAAGCAGCTGGCCCCCTTGATGGCCTTGCCCAATCTGGAACGAATCAACTGTCTCAATGGCGAAAATCTTTACTTCAAGCTGAAGAATCTCGAAGGCTTGAAGAATCTGAAGGAACTCGATCTTACCAGCCCCGATATGGTCGGCTTCGATCCTTTGATGTTTCTGCCGCATTTCAAGAAGCTGGAATCCTTGAAGGTGAACAACCCGGCCTCGCGATCCTTGCCCAAGGTCGGTGAACTCGTGGAATTGCGGACGCTTCAGATGACGGGCATTTATTATTCGCGACTGGATCAGTGGAGACCGCTCAGCAATTTGAAGGAACTTCGCGAATTGACGATTTCCAGTGGCATGCTGGATGACACGAAATTAGTTGTGCTTCGCGAACTCTCTAACTTGGAAAAGCTGCACTTGAACTGTCCGCGATTGACGGATAAGGGCATTGGCCGCGTGCGCGATTACGGCAAGCTGCGCGACCTGTCGCTGGCCGACTGCGGCATCTCCGATGCAACGCTCGAAAGCATCGGCGATATGAAGGAACTGGAAGAGCTCGATTTGACGGGGACTCAAATTACCGATGCCGGATTGGCCAAATTGAAGGAAATGGAAGAGCTTCGCAATTTGAAGATTGGCAACGATAAGTTGACCGGTAAAGGGTTGAACGAGTTGCGTTCTCTGAAGCGGATTCGCACGCTTCAATTGTCGGATATGAAATTCGTGGACGGCACGGCCGAGGCGATTCGCGGTTTGAACGGCCTAATCGAAGTGCATCTGCTCGGATGTTCGCTGAAGTCTAGTGATGTGGAGAAGATCCTCGGCCTGCCGGAATTGCGCCGGCTAACACTCCCGACCTTGATCGAGACCGAGCAGGCGAAGGTGGACGAGATCGTGAAGAAGTATCCGAAGGTGAAGATTGTGGTGCAATGA
- a CDS encoding acyltransferase family protein — MASNADQFEASKPTAGRHLEYLDGLRALAALYVVVHHVVLQVNPKFSSEVIPGLATYGMKLFYFGNYAVDIFIVLSGFCLMRPVVQNGGKLRLGAIEFYKGRCRRIVLPYLFSVALSLVLISLLIHDKTERVWDKSLQVTMKSFIAHLFLVQDLFFEDHTINYVLWSIAVEWRIYFLFPLLVLLWRKIGAVRTTILATLSSWLLFEFFREYYESGLTAHYIGLFAFGMLGAKIAIPTPDYAAITARIPWRLLTIFLLGGLGMAQEAEKLFDRKVPDYVCDYIVGLWAMVLLILASRREGNYLRRLLSLKPLVFLGSFAYSIYLIHAPIIQILWQYPFASSQDPPERMLALLVLIGVPLILAFSYLFFLAFERPFLRKI, encoded by the coding sequence ATGGCATCCAACGCGGATCAATTCGAAGCAAGCAAGCCAACCGCCGGGCGACATCTCGAATATCTTGATGGCCTTCGAGCCTTGGCCGCGCTCTATGTGGTCGTGCATCATGTTGTACTGCAAGTCAATCCGAAATTCAGTTCGGAGGTAATTCCCGGACTGGCCACCTATGGCATGAAGCTTTTCTATTTCGGTAATTATGCGGTCGATATTTTTATCGTCCTTTCCGGCTTTTGTTTAATGCGGCCGGTAGTTCAAAATGGCGGGAAGCTGCGCTTGGGAGCGATCGAATTCTATAAGGGGCGATGTCGCCGAATTGTGTTACCCTATTTATTTTCTGTCGCTCTCTCGCTGGTTTTGATCTCGTTATTGATTCATGACAAGACAGAGCGCGTCTGGGATAAAAGCCTGCAGGTAACGATGAAAAGCTTTATCGCACACCTGTTTCTGGTACAGGACCTATTTTTTGAAGACCACACGATTAACTACGTGCTCTGGTCGATTGCCGTGGAATGGCGGATCTATTTCCTCTTTCCGTTGTTAGTATTATTGTGGCGGAAGATCGGGGCCGTGCGCACGACGATTTTAGCAACGCTAAGTTCCTGGTTGCTCTTCGAATTCTTTAGGGAATATTACGAGAGTGGCTTAACCGCTCACTATATCGGACTGTTTGCATTCGGCATGCTGGGAGCGAAGATAGCCATACCCACGCCGGACTACGCTGCGATCACGGCCAGGATTCCCTGGCGATTACTGACGATATTCCTGTTGGGGGGTCTGGGAATGGCTCAGGAAGCGGAGAAACTCTTCGACCGGAAGGTGCCCGATTATGTTTGCGACTACATTGTCGGACTGTGGGCGATGGTGCTTTTGATTCTGGCATCCCGAAGGGAAGGAAATTATCTGCGCCGTTTATTGAGTTTGAAGCCACTGGTATTCCTCGGGTCGTTTGCTTATAGCATCTATCTGATTCATGCACCGATCATTCAGATCCTCTGGCAATATCCGTTTGCTTCGTCGCAAGATCCTCCCGAACGAATGTTAGCGTTACTTGTTTTGATCGGCGTGCCGCTCATTTTGGCTTTTTCTTATCTGTTCTTCCTGGCTTTCGAACGTCCCTTTTTGCGTAAAATCTGA
- a CDS encoding dipeptidyl-peptidase 5, which translates to MIRLLMALCVFGGLMVEASAAEKRPLQIDDLFKLKRVADPQISPDGKYVVYQVTEILDADKNKKQTHLWLAASDGKTPPRQLTSSGKSDTHPRWSPDGKKILFESSRAGTPQLYVLDLSGGEAVKITDISSGAGNAIWSPDASKIAFMSAVYPEFSELPFTESNKKNQEKSDGIDNNIVKAKVFTKLFFRHWDEYVGDKRNHLFVIDADGKNCRDVTPGDRDAYPNSTTFSVGDDFVFSPDGKYLVFAAVPEKNESWSTNYDLCRVSLDNKSTNWENLTKDNPAADNCPRFSPDGKKLAYRAQKKPGYEADKWDILVVDVKPDGTFAGKPENVTSSLDRSFDSIVWLKDSTTILTDGNDNGATAIWDVYTREKTLTKLIEGGQMSSVGVSNDGNKLVFAQSKLNHPNKIVVTSTLKGAESGTVTIDANATLLASLDLPRPESVSVDVEGGKMQMWILKPPGFDPSKKWPVVYLVHGGPQGAWEDGWSNRWNPEIWAAQGYVIALPNPRGSTGFGQKFCDEISGDWGGKCYRDLVAGLEVVKKLPYVDKDRMGSAGASFGGYMQDWFAVNEISKEFKCLITHCSVYNFESMWGTTDELWFDEYEHGGLPWEIPGKYREYSPHTRAQNLGKYKTPMLIIHNDYDFRCPIGQGLELFSALQRQGVPSRFVNFPDEGHWVLKPANSKYWHKEVFAWLTKYAPPGGK; encoded by the coding sequence ATGATTCGCTTGCTAATGGCACTCTGCGTGTTCGGGGGTCTTATGGTGGAAGCCAGCGCGGCCGAGAAACGGCCCCTGCAAATAGACGATCTGTTCAAGCTCAAGCGTGTGGCCGATCCCCAGATTTCCCCCGACGGAAAATATGTGGTCTACCAGGTCACCGAAATTCTGGATGCGGACAAAAACAAGAAACAGACCCATCTGTGGCTGGCGGCCAGCGACGGCAAAACGCCGCCCCGTCAACTGACCAGCTCGGGCAAGAGCGATACCCATCCGCGCTGGAGCCCAGACGGCAAAAAGATCCTATTTGAATCGAGCCGGGCCGGCACGCCACAGCTATACGTTCTCGATCTCAGCGGCGGAGAAGCTGTCAAGATCACCGATATTTCGAGCGGAGCCGGAAATGCCATCTGGAGTCCCGATGCTTCCAAGATCGCTTTCATGTCGGCGGTATATCCAGAATTCAGCGAGCTGCCATTTACCGAGAGCAACAAGAAGAATCAGGAAAAAAGTGATGGCATCGATAACAACATCGTCAAAGCCAAGGTCTTTACCAAGCTGTTTTTCCGCCACTGGGATGAATACGTCGGCGATAAGCGAAATCACCTGTTCGTGATCGATGCCGATGGCAAGAACTGCCGCGATGTCACCCCCGGTGATCGCGATGCCTACCCGAATAGCACGACTTTCAGCGTCGGCGACGATTTCGTATTTTCACCCGATGGCAAATATCTGGTGTTCGCGGCGGTGCCGGAGAAGAATGAATCGTGGAGTACCAACTACGATTTGTGCAGGGTCTCCCTCGACAATAAATCGACCAACTGGGAAAACCTGACCAAGGATAATCCGGCCGCCGATAACTGTCCTCGCTTCAGCCCCGATGGCAAGAAACTGGCTTACCGAGCTCAAAAGAAGCCGGGCTACGAAGCCGATAAATGGGATATCCTGGTCGTTGATGTGAAGCCGGATGGCACCTTCGCGGGCAAGCCGGAAAATGTCACTTCGTCGCTCGATCGCTCGTTTGATTCCATCGTCTGGTTGAAGGACAGCACCACTATTCTTACCGACGGCAACGACAACGGCGCTACCGCCATCTGGGATGTTTACACCCGCGAAAAGACCTTGACCAAGTTGATCGAAGGCGGCCAGATGAGTTCTGTGGGTGTCAGCAATGACGGCAACAAGTTGGTCTTCGCTCAATCGAAGTTGAATCATCCGAACAAGATTGTGGTGACCAGTACTCTAAAGGGGGCTGAAAGCGGCACAGTCACTATCGATGCCAATGCGACTCTGCTCGCCAGCCTCGATCTGCCCCGGCCCGAATCGGTGTCCGTTGACGTCGAAGGGGGCAAGATGCAGATGTGGATTCTGAAGCCGCCGGGCTTCGATCCTAGCAAGAAATGGCCGGTCGTTTATCTGGTGCACGGCGGGCCGCAAGGGGCCTGGGAAGATGGCTGGAGCAACCGCTGGAACCCGGAAATCTGGGCGGCTCAAGGCTACGTGATCGCTCTGCCGAATCCGCGCGGTTCAACCGGTTTCGGCCAGAAATTCTGCGATGAGATCAGCGGCGATTGGGGAGGAAAGTGCTACCGGGATCTGGTAGCCGGTCTGGAAGTCGTCAAAAAGCTGCCTTATGTCGATAAGGATCGCATGGGCAGCGCCGGGGCCAGCTTCGGCGGTTACATGCAGGATTGGTTTGCCGTGAATGAGATTTCCAAAGAGTTCAAATGCCTGATCACCCACTGCTCGGTTTATAACTTCGAGAGTATGTGGGGGACGACCGATGAACTGTGGTTCGATGAATACGAACATGGCGGCTTGCCTTGGGAAATTCCTGGCAAGTATCGGGAATATTCGCCGCATACCCGGGCACAGAATCTGGGCAAGTACAAGACGCCGATGCTGATCATCCACAACGATTACGACTTCCGCTGTCCGATTGGTCAAGGGTTGGAATTGTTTAGTGCACTTCAGCGGCAGGGCGTACCGAGCCGATTTGTGAACTTCCCGGATGAAGGGCACTGGGTGTTGAAGCCCGCCAACAGCAAGTACTGGCACAAGGAAGTGTTCGCCTGGTTGACCAAGTATGCCCCGCCGGGTGGGAAGTAG
- a CDS encoding sigma-54 interaction domain-containing protein, with protein sequence MARQETVESPLPDIVGNSSHMQEVYRLTRLAAPTNASVLIIGETGTGKEVIARAIHKLSKRSDGPYVRVNCGALHENLLESELFGHVKGAFTGAVDNKTGRFEAAHGGTIFLDEISSMSPKLQVKLLRVLQEREFERVGESRTVRVDVRVVAATNQALEDEIEAGRFRDDLYYRLNVVPIPLPPLRERRDDIPLLAQYFLKRYADLNRREVPEWTPELQTALQNHDWPGNVRELENTIERLIVFTIGRTVPPELLHRFGRPKYNMRSSKPRTEDVPGLIQQLVKVGVQSAPNGDTKLYDYLVGGLEKALIEHVLVQCDGVQVKAADKLGINRNTLHKKLDQYQSEAQSEEAPAA encoded by the coding sequence ATGGCACGGCAAGAAACGGTGGAATCACCCCTGCCGGATATCGTTGGTAACAGTTCCCACATGCAGGAGGTCTACCGCCTGACCCGTCTGGCGGCCCCGACCAACGCCAGCGTTCTGATTATCGGGGAGACTGGTACCGGTAAGGAAGTGATCGCCCGAGCCATTCATAAACTCAGCAAGCGGTCCGATGGTCCTTACGTACGGGTCAACTGCGGGGCACTGCACGAAAATCTGCTAGAAAGCGAACTGTTCGGTCACGTAAAAGGGGCCTTCACCGGGGCGGTCGATAACAAGACCGGCCGATTCGAAGCGGCCCATGGCGGAACCATCTTCCTTGATGAAATTTCGAGCATGTCGCCCAAACTGCAAGTGAAACTTCTGCGAGTCTTGCAGGAACGGGAATTCGAACGAGTCGGCGAGTCTCGAACCGTGCGGGTTGATGTGCGAGTAGTAGCCGCGACTAACCAGGCTTTGGAAGATGAAATCGAGGCCGGACGCTTTCGCGATGACTTGTACTATCGTTTGAACGTGGTGCCGATTCCTTTGCCGCCCTTGCGCGAACGGCGGGATGATATTCCATTACTGGCGCAGTACTTTTTGAAGCGCTATGCGGACCTGAATCGCCGGGAAGTTCCCGAATGGACGCCCGAACTTCAGACAGCCCTGCAAAATCATGACTGGCCCGGGAACGTGCGGGAGCTGGAAAATACGATCGAACGGCTGATTGTTTTCACCATTGGCCGAACGGTACCGCCCGAGTTGTTACATCGCTTTGGCCGACCCAAGTACAACATGCGAAGCTCCAAGCCGCGCACGGAAGATGTCCCAGGGCTCATACAGCAGCTGGTAAAGGTGGGGGTGCAATCGGCCCCCAATGGCGATACCAAACTCTACGACTATCTGGTCGGCGGGCTGGAGAAAGCTCTAATCGAGCACGTTCTGGTGCAATGCGACGGCGTGCAGGTTAAAGCCGCTGACAAGCTCGGGATCAATCGCAATACACTGCACAAAAAACTGGATCAGTATCAGAGTGAAGCCCAGTCTGAAGAGGCCCCGGCCGCATAA
- a CDS encoding lipopolysaccharide biosynthesis protein, producing MSVTDQRVHHQVLAGSVSNLLLFVGNLAVTFFLAPFLIAHLGDASYGHWALVESLTAYFTLLDLGISSCLVRFIAARPSSEWPRYTTTAFRTLAIVAGVGLAVVLPLGFLSSHPLFFILCMVPVATGLPMGVYPAVLDGMQATVLKSLLRLGLLLAKTVSLVVVIRNQPTLNCLGVVLGVFTLLEQVLLYGIVRKVQASLSSERSPSVTGWNRAAFREMLSLSKQAFVILLSGRMAVQSGPILIGLMLNAPHVAFYAIAFRLVDTGKSALRTATSTLTAAFGTFSTRSNLKPIQTLYRYATRWTLYAVIPMQIGIWFWGEWFLRCWLPEGEYARQGGPVLCVLALSLTMSLAQSLAARILYGLGDLSFFARVSMLEAITGVLLALILIPSFGLVGLGVAITLPNLLADFWVLHYTHRRIELPFRDYLQEWIPPYLCGLSLNFFWTALLMLRLPIGNFYIVLSGVLVYGLCVLIVEGRVFERQSVRSRIIRRLPVAE from the coding sequence ATGAGCGTCACAGATCAGAGAGTTCATCATCAGGTTCTGGCCGGTTCGGTCAGCAATCTGCTCCTGTTCGTCGGCAATCTGGCCGTGACCTTCTTCCTGGCTCCCTTCCTGATCGCCCATCTGGGAGACGCTTCCTACGGCCATTGGGCGTTAGTGGAATCACTGACAGCCTACTTTACCCTCCTAGACTTAGGGATCTCCAGCTGTCTGGTCCGATTCATCGCTGCCCGGCCCAGCTCGGAGTGGCCGCGATATACTACCACAGCTTTTCGCACTCTGGCAATTGTGGCCGGGGTAGGGCTGGCGGTGGTTCTCCCGCTCGGCTTCTTATCGTCACATCCGCTGTTTTTCATCCTCTGTATGGTGCCGGTGGCTACTGGGCTACCCATGGGGGTCTACCCGGCCGTGCTGGATGGCATGCAGGCTACGGTTCTCAAGAGCCTTCTGCGCCTGGGACTATTGCTTGCCAAGACAGTATCCCTGGTTGTAGTCATTCGCAATCAGCCTACCTTGAACTGCTTGGGGGTCGTGCTCGGCGTTTTCACTCTGCTGGAACAGGTTCTTCTCTACGGCATTGTGCGAAAGGTGCAAGCATCGTTGAGCAGCGAAAGGAGCCCATCGGTTACCGGTTGGAACCGAGCGGCGTTTCGGGAAATGCTATCCCTCTCTAAGCAAGCTTTTGTAATTCTGCTTTCGGGTCGGATGGCCGTGCAGTCGGGGCCGATATTAATTGGTCTGATGCTGAATGCACCGCATGTGGCTTTTTATGCAATTGCATTTCGATTGGTCGATACCGGTAAGAGCGCTCTTCGGACGGCCACGAGTACTTTGACGGCCGCTTTCGGAACGTTTTCAACGCGATCGAATTTGAAGCCGATTCAAACTCTATATCGCTACGCCACGCGCTGGACCTTATATGCTGTGATACCCATGCAGATTGGCATCTGGTTCTGGGGGGAGTGGTTTTTGCGCTGCTGGCTTCCGGAAGGCGAATACGCAAGGCAAGGTGGTCCGGTGTTGTGCGTCCTCGCCCTGTCACTCACGATGAGTTTGGCGCAATCGCTGGCCGCCCGAATACTCTACGGTCTGGGCGATTTAAGTTTTTTTGCCCGCGTTTCCATGCTGGAAGCGATTACCGGCGTCTTGTTGGCTCTTATCCTGATACCTTCGTTCGGATTAGTGGGTTTAGGTGTAGCGATCACACTGCCGAACCTGCTGGCCGACTTCTGGGTTTTGCACTACACTCATCGCCGGATTGAATTGCCTTTCCGCGATTATCTGCAGGAATGGATTCCTCCCTATCTCTGCGGCCTGAGTCTGAATTTCTTCTGGACGGCGCTCTTAATGCTACGGTTGCCGATCGGAAACTTTTATATCGTGCTCAGTGGTGTTTTGGTTTACGGGTTATGTGTGTTGATTGTGGAGGGGCGGGTCTTTGAAAGACAGAGCGTGCGAAGTCGAATTATACGGCGACTACCTGTAGCGGAGTAA
- a CDS encoding ABC transporter permease, whose amino-acid sequence MVWRDKKTRTILIVPPLLQLLIFSFAATQEVKDVPVAMLNKDAGIYARDLVTRLKGSPNFSRVLHLQSDSEVAPALDSRECLMVLIIGTDFSRKVAAGEPASVQFLLDGRRANAAQIVANYAENIVVRYEAELTQYLQGQLASTTVVNRVWFNPNLEPKWSTVPALVVILTTLMGLMITGLSVAREREMGTFDQLLVSPLSPTEILIGKSIPALIIGTVQATGMCLVGVFVFGVPFRSSIILLYISLLTYLLALAGVGLFISSVAKTQQQAILYNFVFMVPAMLLSGFATPVENMPAWLQTLTYANPVRHLMPVMKGLFLKGLPAIEVFRALVPLMVIALFTLSLASWLFRRRME is encoded by the coding sequence ATGGTCTGGCGCGATAAGAAAACCCGCACAATTCTCATCGTACCGCCCCTACTGCAACTTCTTATCTTTTCATTCGCGGCTACTCAGGAAGTTAAAGATGTGCCGGTGGCCATGTTGAATAAGGATGCCGGGATATATGCCCGCGATCTGGTCACGCGCTTGAAAGGTTCGCCGAATTTTTCCCGCGTCCTTCATTTGCAATCCGACAGCGAAGTAGCGCCGGCCCTGGACAGCCGGGAATGCCTGATGGTGCTGATTATTGGTACCGATTTTTCCCGGAAAGTGGCGGCCGGTGAACCAGCCTCCGTCCAATTTTTGCTGGATGGCCGACGAGCTAACGCGGCCCAGATTGTCGCTAACTACGCAGAAAACATAGTAGTCCGTTACGAAGCCGAGCTGACTCAATACCTGCAAGGGCAACTCGCCTCGACAACCGTGGTAAACAGAGTTTGGTTCAACCCCAACCTGGAACCGAAGTGGAGCACGGTGCCCGCACTCGTGGTAATTCTCACAACGCTGATGGGGCTTATGATTACGGGCTTATCGGTCGCCCGCGAGCGGGAGATGGGCACCTTCGATCAACTGCTTGTTTCACCGTTATCCCCGACGGAAATACTCATCGGGAAGAGTATCCCGGCCTTGATTATTGGAACCGTCCAAGCAACCGGCATGTGTTTGGTCGGGGTCTTCGTCTTCGGCGTTCCTTTCCGAAGTTCGATCATTTTGCTTTACATTTCACTGTTAACCTATCTTTTAGCGCTAGCGGGTGTGGGACTGTTCATCTCCAGCGTGGCGAAAACCCAGCAGCAGGCCATTCTCTACAACTTCGTCTTCATGGTCCCGGCCATGCTGCTTTCAGGATTTGCGACGCCGGTGGAAAATATGCCCGCCTGGCTCCAAACGTTGACCTACGCTAATCCAGTGAGACATCTGATGCCGGTAATGAAAGGGCTCTTCTTAAAAGGATTACCGGCGATTGAAGTATTTCGAGCACTCGTGCCGCTGATGGTTATCGCCCTGTTTACACTATCACTGGCCAGCTGGCTGTTCCGAAGGCGGATGGAATAG